CACGTCTTCGCCAGACGACGATCCGTATGATGACACAGACATCCTCAACTCGGCTGGCACCGATGAGGTCACCGCTCACCTGGCCGCCGCAGGTGAGTTGAAACTCAGTCGAGGAgaaggttagcttagcatctgATCAAAGCACACCAGGCTTGGACTGTTCATGTCCCCTGTAGAACATCTATAGCTTCCTCGAGTGTGACGATTTCAATCGGACAGCAGATGGCGCCAGTGGATTTGTTTATGGAggcattcattttgttttgctcctTTTTAATTAGTTTCACAAGGAGGCAGTGAGATAAATCAATTGCAAGCAGGGCAAAATAGTTAATtggttttaaatcaaaattgtgttttgaaaaatgcaaataacaaAGGCTGCTGCTTACTCTTTgtgtctggtttatttatttgttttatttcctcaaacGCATTCTTATCCTTGCTTTAGAATATAGAAcaataaatgatttgattgtgtCTTTTGCTTTAATGCTTCTTATCTTTTATTACAAGATGATAATTGAGTCCAGAAAACTCAAATTACCCATTTTCCCCAAATCATTCAGCCCTAGTTGCTCCAACTCCTGTTATAAGCCCCTcaaatcatgttaaaaaaaaaaaagaggactgaACATCAAGAACCACGTAGGACGTATATTTAAGACACTCTTTGAGAGCTCAAATCGGAGAGGAAATTGCCGCTCGCAGACACAATCTACTTGAGTTTCGTCTGTTCTGATTACTTCTATTACTACCAGTCAACGCcgctctccctcttcctctccctcaggACCAGTCGGCATGGCGGCCGCTGCTGCCGTGGCAACcggcaagaaaagaaaaaggcctcACATCTTCGAATCCAACCCCTCCATCCGCAAGAGGCAGCAAACCCGTCTGCTCAGGTGAGCCTAAAACCCCCGATAAGGCCCCGACTATTCCTAGCTGTTCTCGAGCTGACTCGGGTGTCGCACTTTTTTCGGCTTTTAATCTGAGCAGCGAGATTCATTTTACCCCGTGTTTATAGGAAACTGCGAGCCACGTTGGATGAGTACACCACCAGGGTGGGCCAACAGGCCATAGTGCTGTGTATCTCTCCCTCCAAACCCAACCCAGTGTTCAAGGTGTTCGGTGCTGCTCCTCTGGAGAACGTGGTGAGTTGGATGATTGCAGCACCTCTTCATTAAATTCTCCTCCGTTCATTCTACACGAATTCCTGCCGCTTTAAGATAAACTCACCCATGCATCTCGCATCTGTCCCTGGCAACTAGGTGCGAAAGTACAAGAGCATGATGCTGGAGGACCTAGAGAACGCCCTGGCTGAGCACGCCCCCGCAGGTGGGGAGCTGGCCTCAGAGCTGCCCCCTCTCACCATCGATGGCATCCCTGTCTCCGTGGACAAGATGACCCAGGTGAGccttgtttctgtctctgcttctctgttCTCTAATAAACCTGCTTATAGagatggacaaaataaaaataaaaaaatccagcagGGGGCACCAGCTGCCAACTAACTGGGAtaatgaatattgtttttaatatgaGCTTAGCTAACTGTATGCATCAAGGTCAAATGCTTCGTCGTGGCTGTTTTGCATCTTTTCAACGTGCAATCGGCTGTCGACTTTAGGAGAAACTGTAACTCGGGCCGACGCGTTTTCGAGAACGAGCTGAACCTGCAGGAGGTGCAGATCagatcaggacgtctctccgTAGGCCCTTCACTGCTGCTGCATTAGCACCACTGGCAGCCTGGGTCCTCGGTTCACCCGAGGGAGCCCCGGCTTGTTTACTCCGCTGTCCCAGCGCTGCTGACGCATTCTCCCGATCGCCGTCAGTGTAGCCGGCATGGCAGTGGGCCCCCAGGGGCAGGTCCCCGAACCCTGGGAGCGGCGTAGCCAATCGCAGGGATCGAACCAGTCCTCGGAGGGAAGGTGTTAGTCGGCGCTTGTTTTTCTGGAAGTTGTAGGATGAGATTATCGTGAGTAACCTGTTGCCTCACTCAGCTCTGGCAGAGCCAGGTGGAAAGGTGCGGgggtggctttttttttttttttcaagggatGTGTTTGTGCTGGAAACGGGATGTCTTCAAGTTCCTCTGGGGAGAAGATTGATGAACCTTGGTAAATGTCGTTtagtccccccccccttcctgcTCATCATATATTTGGAGCATGTATAGCAGGTGATCCCGGGTCTAGCCTGAGCCCATAATTACCCCCTAGCCTTGTTAAGTTCAGGGACCCAGCAACATGGCAGCCTTCGTAAATTCTGATTGGACCACTGCTCGCAGGATTAGGAccgggggggtggggtggtgggtgTGAGGGCAAAATGCCACTTAACTCACTAGCCACTGTAATTAGGCCATCTGGCCTCGCGCACATGCATCCACATCATCCGCAGGTGGAAATGCATGAATCCTTTTTCCTGCTAAGTCCTTTTCCTGGTCTAATCCAAGTTGCCACCCCAGCGCTGGCTGAGGTGGAGGCCCCATCATCGCCACGGCACACCCAGGCGCCGTTTCCCCCGAAAACCGCCGACCCCTCTGTTTTCCAGCCGGGGTCCGTTTCATCATGCGCCTTTGTGCGACGCGCTGAGGAACTGTGCAGAGGTGTTTGTGCGATCGTGAGTTAGAAAAGGGATCTaatggagaggagggagggatttATTTCTCCCCGGAACCAAATTTAGCCCGTGATGTCAAGGCAGGCAGACGCTGCAGTGCTTCATTGTGCAATATAATCCCCCGTTGATGCTTGCATATTACCAGGACACTGAGGACATTGGCACTAAACCCCACCACAGCATGTCGGTGAATGTGAGCGTACGCATGCTCTGGAAGCGTTGGTGTGATCGGTCGGGGGGAACTGCTGCGCATGAAGTCTTTCTTGGGGGTACACTGCAAACTTGTGtaacacagacaggaaaaaaaaaaagtaattacagGTATCATTAAACCTGCATTCAGTtgccagctaaaagtagcttgCCCCATTTATTTTACTTAGACCTCTAAGAATAGCGCAACGCGGTTAAATATCCTCCAAAAAGCCAATTAAGGCGCCTCATCTCTAAAACTGTTTTCGACAAAGGAAAGGACGCGCACTTTGGTTACGtgtaggaaaaaaacaacataaactgGCAATGCAGTGTAACCAGTATTTGACAAGATCCTTGAGTTACTAGCAAACACATTTGAACAGTCACTTTTAAATTCACTAAATTCACTAAAATTAAGTGCAAAATAACAATTACTGCAATCGCCGTTCTTTAGTTCTAGTGCATTCGCTCAGACATGGCGGACGAGCAGCCGCTCCACGATAACGAAATAACGACTCGAGCCCCCACGAGTGATCAAACTTAATCTAATGTTTTCGTTTGACATTGATTTCCTCTCTCCTTATTAATGTCTATTAATGCTGGAGCCTTCGCCGGGACAAGTTGACTGCTGAAACTCAACGGTGTCTGTCTGACACGTCGGGGCTGGAGCCACAGCCATAGATTGGTCTGTTAATAAACATGAGCGCGCGGTCCTCCTTTTAGAAAGCCCGTTTCTATTTGCGGCCCCTCGACCACCTCGGCAGCAGGTATCCGATCAATATACGTCTCCTGCTGCCTGCTCAAGGGCGTGTTTGTccacgtttgtgtgtgtgagacagactGCAGCTCTCCTCTATTGAGAATATTATATCTATGTCacttttccaattttttttttttttgtctttttttctattagGCCCAGCTACGAGCGTTCATACCAGAGATGCTGAAGTACTCGACAGGCAGAGGGAAGCCTGGCTGGGGGAAGGAGAGCTGCAAGCCAGTGTGGTGGCCTGAGGACATCCCTTGGGCCAATGTCCGCAGTGACGTCCGGACagaagagcagaaacagagagtaAGAGGAACACTGGAGGAGTACTATTATTTTGCAGATAAATCAATCTATCAATCAGTCggactttatttgtaaagcacttttcatagaACAAAGTAGCTACCTCCCTGTACATTCACTGCAGTGagaaatacagtatgtgtccAGAAATGAATAGCTTGAGGCATTTTAAGAGATAGCAAAGTCAGTTACAGAaaatagtttctgcttcaacAAACAAAGGATATAGAATATGAGACATCTAATGATaagaaaaaattttaaatgaaatttgtggtgggaaaaaaatatatatataacatgtgtaatcaaccaaagattttaagaccccctaggggtcacggatgGAATTGTTGCACATATTAACTCATCTGTGCTCCTCCAGGTGTCTTGGACGCAGGCGCTGCGGACCATCGTGAAGAACTGCTACAAGCAGCACGGCCGCGAGGACCTTTTATACGCGTTTGAAGACCAGCAGGTGACCGTGGCGGCCCCCACCCAGCACCACTTGACCGCTGCACAGAGCATCGCTCACCTTGTGCCCTCACAGACCGTGGTACAGACCATCAACAACCCCGACGGAACAGTCTCGCTCATCCAGGTACGCGCCAGCTGCTCTGCGCTCGTCACGCTTCGCTGTTTTTCTGGTACTCAATAGACTCAATCGTTTCTCTCAGGTCGGCACGGGGCACACCGTCGCAACGCTGGCAGACGCCTCAGAGCTTCCTGGTGTGACGGTGGCACAGGTCAACTACTCAACTGTGACTGATGGAGAGGTAATGCCCATATGCATTGAGACACGCCTGTAAATCCCtgctaaaaaatatataacattcACTGAGCTAACAAGTATTCAGCGGAGATGAAGAAAGCTgatatagaaaaaaacaaaaacaaagactatTTCAAATCTTGTCACTAACATTACTATTTATGAGGATCTTTTCCTGCATATAACTGAGATCAGTTTTTACAGGTGGAGCAGAATTGGGCAACCCTACAGGGCGGGGAGATGACAATCCAGACCACTCAAGCATCGGAGGCCACGCAGGCAGTAGCCTCCTTGGCTGAAGCCGCCGTCGCTGCCAGTCAAGAGATACAGCCCGGAGCTACGGTCACAATGGCTCTCAACAGGTGATTCTCAGAGGACTTCATAGTATTTTGTGCCAATTTAAGAGCTTGAGGTTTTGTAGAATTAACCTGGGGAGGCATCGTTACAATTTTAATCATCTTTATGGTGTGtttttaacaaacacatttatttgcaacATCCCTCTTCACTCTAGGATCTTGTGCTTAGCTTCCACTGACAAAGTCCTCATGGGATGCTCACTGACTAGCGGCGAAGCCGGCAAACACTGCAGAGCACAAGTACAACCCATAATTGCACAGGCAGCTCTaacaactgaatgaaaatggGCAGACTGTCAGGGCAGGTCACTCGGGCCCTCTGGAGACGAGAGTCAACTATTTTTCACCTTGGTTCAGCATCTAATTAATTAGCCTGGAGTATTTATAACAGCAGCGCGTGAGGTGCACGCTCATTAAATGTATGGTTAGCCAACTAttttgtttataaaaaaaacaactagtgCAAGTGGCAAATGCATAGGATGGAAATGCagtcacaaataaatacagtccACTTTTTGCAATTCAGCTCAAGATTGAAAATAACGTCTTTTACTGCAGTTAAAAACTATTTGGTAGCCACTTCCTGGTTcactttttgatttatttccagaATCTTTTAGCCATTATCAAAGATCTTCTTCGGCCAGACTCTACAAGATActgtttgctctttttttccacttcactACTGTCGAGGCAATCATTTCAGATGTGTATGGGTATGTCCCATTGGGGCTTGTTACCTGCGCCCACCTGAGTCCTGCTTCCTCctaccctcccctcccctccccaccgctcccctcccctccctcctgctgTTTACCCGTGTCGAGCTTCTCTAGCCTCTGTGCTCCACAAGCTCTGGaacattttgtctctgtgttccaGCTCCACAGGGGGAAGCCGAGCTTTTTTATCTCTCGCTGTCTTTTCTTGCTGCAAAAATGACACCGCATCACGCAAGATAAGCCAACAACTGTATTGATGTGATGAAGAATTGGTTTTTGGTGCTGAATGTTTACCACAGAAAGTGACTAAACTCACACTTGAATCACAAATGAATCGGTCTTCGAGGCCGATTTGATTTACTGTTCAAAATACAGTtgtgtgtcatctgcaaacagtGTGAGTGCATCGTTTACTGTCTAcagcctcccctcccctcccccttttcTGTCCATCTGCATTTCCATCTCAGTTATGATTATCAACCAAGCTGCGTAACCATGCATTAGTTCATAACGAAGCTGGTGTGGTAATAAGCTCGTGGTAATTCCACTGGGCAGATCTGGTTAATAAAACTGCTTTGTTAGACCCACAGCACCTGGCCTTCGGGGAGATGTGACAGATTCTCTTTAAGTCCAGACTAGAAAAGCCTCTTACAGCTCGTACACTTGTAGCACTTCACCCCACATCTCTCTAATAACCCccgcctttgtgtgtgtgtgtgtgtgtgtgtgtgtgtgtgtgtgtgtgtgtgtgtgtgtgtgtgtgcatgcacgaCCTGGACGCTCAGTGTCTCCATTAATTAAGAAACGTAAGAAACGTGCACACAAAGAATGTGATTTGACATGTACGTATATTGTGCTTGCGTGTGTGTTACAGCGAGGCGGCGGCCCACGCCGTAGCGACGTTGGCAGAGGCCACTCTACAAGGAGGAGGGCAGATTGTGCTGGCAGAGACGGCAGCTGCTGTCGGGGCGCTGGCAGGGGTTCAAGATGCCACAGGTACCTATTCAGTCCACATAtcatcatcaacacaacaaacactgagGCGGAATACGGCTCAAATTTCAGTGTTTACATAATCACACGGGAAGGTCAATTTTGTTACACGTTTGTGAAGCTGATGAATTAAAGCGGCAACCTTGGAGCCCTGCGGCAAAAAACACATCTACTCTTtttcattaaccctttaagacttGAACATCTGTCTAAACAtccgcataaaaaaaaagcttgcagtatttgaattaccgtaactctcCGATGGACAAAATATTGTTTCAGTTCAGggtttaaagggttaaatataCTAACAACACTAACAAGgttcttcccatcattctctGAGCAGCTGTGATCTGATTTTACCTGAGTTGAGTCTGAAAAAAGCAGAGCACAGTAAAATTTAATAGTTCGATGTGGCTGCCCCTTTTTCTGAAAATCACACATGGCAATACATCATACTGAAACTGCTTAAAAATTATCATCAGATTGTTTTGTAGGCACATTAATGCCCACTGACTGTCCGCAAATGGCAATTTAACATTCTGCATAACATTTAGAGAGGTTACCGTTATAGTAACGTTTGTTAGATattgtaattgtaaaaaaaaagaaagtaagaaaaccTGAATTCTTTCGCCACATCCAACTAATTTGTTTTTACGTGTTGTCCCCAGCCAATGGCATTTCTAATTAGCCTTACAAGGCGTAAGCTTCCCACCAGCATCCCGGCACCCAGATTCTAATCTGCTCTGTGCTGATGTGACAgatggtgtgtgttgtgtgtgtgtgtgtgtgcacacgtaTCTTGTCGCAGTGCTCCCTTCTTTTAATGATACGTTACTAAAGGTTGACCCTCCTTAAATGCCTACTGCAGGCTCTGCTGTTGCAGCGCGTCTGCTGGgactgcagctgtttgttctgACTTCCTTGTTAGATGGCATTAACAACCATTTCTAGCATATGTCCAGCCAGTGTCCTCAGGGCTGAGCATGAAACCGGAGTTGATTGCTAAAAGACGTATGTAAATCTCAGCGGACATTTTTCCAGACAATTTTGGCATTTTTATTGACTCTTGGTGCTTTGCATGTCAGCACGCTATATATCAGACTTATAAAACTGAATTGCTGACTTAAATGTGATTTACCGACTCACGAGGGATTGTTTTCGTAATAAGTTTGGATTCTGAAACTAAAATTTAATG
This portion of the Mugil cephalus isolate CIBA_MC_2020 chromosome 22, CIBA_Mcephalus_1.1, whole genome shotgun sequence genome encodes:
- the nrf1 gene encoding nuclear respiratory factor 1 isoform X4, translating into MEEHGVHQAEHMTTIEASAVSQQVHVTTYTDASMMSAEEDSTSSPDDDPYDDTDILNSAGTDEVTAHLAAAGPVGMAAAAAVATGKKRKRPHIFESNPSIRKRQQTRLLRKLRATLDEYTTRVGQQAIVLCISPSKPNPVFKVFGAAPLENVVRKYKSMMLEDLENALAEHAPAGGELASELPPLTIDGIPVSVDKMTQAQLRAFIPEMLKYSTGRGKPGWGKESCKPVWWPEDIPWANVRSDVRTEEQKQRVSWTQALRTIVKNCYKQHGREDLLYAFEDQQVTVAAPTQHHLTAAQSIAHLVPSQTVVQTINNPDGTVSLIQVGTGHTVATLADASELPGVTVAQVNYSTVTDGEVEQNWATLQGGEMTIQTTQASEATQAVASLAEAAVAASQEIQPGATVTMALNSEAAAHAVATLAEATLQGGGQIVLAETAAAVGALAGVQDATGLVQIPVSMYQTVVTSLAQGNRPVQVAMAPVATRIDNTVTLDGQAVEVVTLEQ
- the nrf1 gene encoding nuclear respiratory factor 1 isoform X2; the protein is MEEHGVHQAEHMTTIEASAVSQQVQQVHVTTYTDASMMSAEEDSTSSPDDDPYDDTDILNSAGTDEVTAHLAAAGPVGMAAAAAVATGKKRKRPHIFESNPSIRKRQQTRLLRKLRATLDEYTTRVGQQAIVLCISPSKPNPVFKVFGAAPLENVVRKYKSMMLEDLENALAEHAPAGGELASELPPLTIDGIPVSVDKMTQAQLRAFIPEMLKYSTGRGKPGWGKESCKPVWWPEDIPWANVRSDVRTEEQKQRVSWTQALRTIVKNCYKQHGREDLLYAFEDQQVTVAAPTQHHLTAAQSIAHLVPSQTVVQTINNPDGTVSLIQVGTGHTVATLADASELPGVTVAQVNYSTVTDGEVEQNWATLQGGEMTIQTTQASEATQAVASLAEAAVAASQEIQPGATVTMALNSEAAAHAVATLAEATLQGGGQIVLAETAAAVGALAGVQDATGLVQIPVSMYQTVVTSLAQGNRPVQVAMAPVATRIDNTVTLDGQAVEVVTLEQ
- the nrf1 gene encoding nuclear respiratory factor 1 isoform X1; this translates as MEEHGVHQAEHMTTIEASAVSQQVQQVHVTTYTDASMMSAEEDSTSSPDDDPYDDTDILNSAGTDEVTAHLAAAGPVGMAAAAAVATGKKRKRPHIFESNPSIRKRQQTRLLRKLRATLDEYTTRVGQQAIVLCISPSKPNPVFKVFGAAPLENVVRKYKSMMLEDLENALAEHAPAGGELASELPPLTIDGIPVSVDKMTQAQLRAFIPEMLKYSTGRGKPGWGKESCKPVWWPEDIPWANVRSDVRTEEQKQRVSWTQALRTIVKNCYKQHGREDLLYAFEDQQVTVAAPTQHHLTAAQSIAHLVPSQTVVQTINNPDGTVSLIQVGTGHTVATLADASELPGVTVAQVNYSTVTDGEFLQVEQNWATLQGGEMTIQTTQASEATQAVASLAEAAVAASQEIQPGATVTMALNSEAAAHAVATLAEATLQGGGQIVLAETAAAVGALAGVQDATGLVQIPVSMYQTVVTSLAQGNRPVQVAMAPVATRIDNTVTLDGQAVEVVTLEQ
- the nrf1 gene encoding nuclear respiratory factor 1 isoform X3; its protein translation is MEEHGVHQAEHMTTIEASAVSQQVHVTTYTDASMMSAEEDSTSSPDDDPYDDTDILNSAGTDEVTAHLAAAGPVGMAAAAAVATGKKRKRPHIFESNPSIRKRQQTRLLRKLRATLDEYTTRVGQQAIVLCISPSKPNPVFKVFGAAPLENVVRKYKSMMLEDLENALAEHAPAGGELASELPPLTIDGIPVSVDKMTQAQLRAFIPEMLKYSTGRGKPGWGKESCKPVWWPEDIPWANVRSDVRTEEQKQRVSWTQALRTIVKNCYKQHGREDLLYAFEDQQVTVAAPTQHHLTAAQSIAHLVPSQTVVQTINNPDGTVSLIQVGTGHTVATLADASELPGVTVAQVNYSTVTDGEFLQVEQNWATLQGGEMTIQTTQASEATQAVASLAEAAVAASQEIQPGATVTMALNSEAAAHAVATLAEATLQGGGQIVLAETAAAVGALAGVQDATGLVQIPVSMYQTVVTSLAQGNRPVQVAMAPVATRIDNTVTLDGQAVEVVTLEQ